In Nitrospiria bacterium, a single genomic region encodes these proteins:
- a CDS encoding ATP-binding protein: MSNVSKKLIVLLVFASLLPLAVFGAIAVLTSQDMARKIVVEENQEIAKRAADQIAQYVHHGIDILEALGQNIGKTDLLQWQKERMIKNYVIQFGQFESIDLTDPSGKIISTSRLEVPDRNKHSEKGVSTVLSGGVYRSEVFISENFVPSMVIGVPLKALGKVEGALWGELNLVEMWNLVDGIRIGEEGYALVVSEEGHLIAHGLGTAKEKVLQQELMGDLLVVGEAFNGKTGAAVYGDDQGEEKIGVSVPIRGLGWVMVIEQPTREAYAPAIRLTWQLTWFGGGFLFLMVMVGMLGGKRYVVDPIRELIRGIREVGKGNLKNKVQILSQDEFQELGETFNEMTGRLVQLQENIRRQERVVTIGRIANGLVHDLRHPIRNLENAAQLASRLGKGDPDHQTFEKVTRRELLKLNQFLDDLLRLSKPKPLYPITIQFSRLMEEFLAPYRNHPRCVFDDQPAKTEGGIRNISISVQSDFPSLKIQADRFALDRVLGNLVNNAIEAMPKGGKLIISGNETQAQDLGKVTEISVSDTGMGISPERIENLFEDFTTTKEKGIGLGLAICKRIVEEHHGKIEIQSKPGQGTKVNLFFPSLS; the protein is encoded by the coding sequence ATGAGTAACGTTTCCAAAAAATTGATTGTCTTATTGGTGTTTGCTTCCCTTTTACCATTGGCGGTGTTTGGGGCCATTGCGGTGTTGACTTCCCAGGATATGGCCAGAAAGATCGTGGTTGAGGAAAATCAGGAGATAGCGAAAAGGGCCGCGGACCAAATTGCCCAATATGTACACCATGGGATCGATATTTTGGAAGCCCTTGGCCAGAATATCGGTAAAACCGATCTCCTTCAATGGCAAAAGGAACGAATGATAAAGAACTATGTGATTCAATTCGGACAATTTGAATCGATCGATTTGACCGATCCTTCCGGAAAAATAATTTCCACCAGCCGTTTGGAGGTGCCAGATCGGAATAAACATTCGGAAAAAGGGGTATCAACGGTTCTGTCGGGCGGGGTTTACCGCTCAGAGGTTTTTATTTCTGAAAATTTTGTTCCCAGCATGGTGATTGGGGTTCCCTTAAAGGCGTTGGGAAAGGTTGAAGGGGCTCTTTGGGGGGAGCTTAACCTGGTTGAAATGTGGAATTTGGTGGACGGTATCCGGATCGGTGAGGAAGGGTATGCCCTGGTGGTCTCTGAAGAAGGCCATCTGATTGCCCATGGGTTAGGAACTGCAAAAGAGAAGGTCCTTCAACAGGAATTGATGGGTGATCTCCTGGTGGTCGGGGAGGCGTTTAATGGGAAGACCGGGGCTGCGGTCTACGGAGATGATCAGGGGGAGGAGAAAATCGGGGTTTCCGTCCCGATCCGTGGTTTGGGTTGGGTCATGGTGATTGAACAACCCACCCGTGAAGCGTATGCACCCGCCATCCGCTTGACCTGGCAATTGACCTGGTTTGGGGGAGGATTCCTTTTTCTTATGGTGATGGTTGGGATGTTGGGGGGAAAGCGGTATGTGGTGGATCCCATTCGTGAACTCATTCGCGGAATCAGAGAAGTGGGAAAAGGAAACTTAAAAAATAAGGTTCAAATTTTATCACAGGATGAATTCCAGGAGTTAGGAGAAACGTTTAATGAAATGACCGGGCGTTTGGTTCAATTGCAGGAGAATATCCGGCGGCAAGAACGGGTTGTTACCATTGGCCGGATTGCAAACGGGTTGGTTCATGATTTGAGGCACCCGATTAGAAATCTTGAAAATGCTGCCCAATTGGCTTCCCGTCTTGGGAAAGGGGACCCTGATCACCAGACTTTTGAAAAAGTGACCCGGAGGGAGCTTTTAAAACTCAATCAATTTCTTGATGATTTACTTCGACTATCCAAACCCAAACCCCTTTACCCGATCACGATTCAGTTCTCCCGATTGATGGAGGAATTCCTTGCACCCTATCGAAACCACCCGAGATGTGTATTTGACGATCAACCGGCAAAAACGGAAGGGGGAATTCGGAACATTTCGATCAGTGTTCAAAGCGATTTTCCCTCTTTGAAGATTCAGGCGGACCGATTTGCTTTAGACCGGGTTCTAGGAAACCTGGTAAACAACGCCATTGAGGCCATGCCAAAAGGGGGGAAACTCATTATTTCCGGTAATGAAACACAAGCACAGGATCTTGGTAAGGTCACCGAGATATCGGTGTCCGATACCGGTATGGGTATTTCTCCCGAGCGAATTGAAAACCTGTTTGAAGATTTTACAACTACCAAGGAAAAAGGAATTGGGTTAGGCCTGGCCATTTGTAAAAGAATTGTTGAGGAACATCACGGAAAAATTGAAATTCAAAGCAAACCCGGCCAGGGCACAAAAGTAAATTTGTTTTTCCCCTCCCTTAGTTGA